In the Corythoichthys intestinalis isolate RoL2023-P3 chromosome 12, ASM3026506v1, whole genome shotgun sequence genome, one interval contains:
- the LOC130927506 gene encoding creatine kinase, testis isozyme-like isoform X2, which yields MANRKARGLTAVDEFPDLSQHKNHMAKFLTQDMYATLKERTTRSGFTIDGVIQTGVDNPGHPYIMTVGCVAGDEETYDVFKELFDLVIEDRHGGYKPTDTHKTDLNPENLAGGDDLDPNYVMSSRVRTGRSIRGFCLPPHCTRGERRALEKLSIDALGSLTGDLTGKYYALKNMSDAEQQQLIDDHFLFDKPVSPLLLASRMARDWPDGRGIWHNESKTFLVWVNEEDHLRVISMQKGGNIKEVFTRFCTGLAEIEARFKEKGRVFMWNEHLGYILTCPSNLGTGLRAGVHVKLPNLAKHAEFEEILKRLRLQKRGTGGVDTDAVDGVFDISNSDRLGFSEVELVQMVVDGVKLLVDMEKTLEKEESIDELMPNQK from the exons ATGGCAAACCGCAAGGCACGGGGGTTGACGGCCGTGGATGAGTTCCCCGATCTCAGCCAGCACAAGAACCACATGGCCAAGTTCTTGACTCAGGACATGTATGCCACATTGAAGGAGAGAACCACTCGCAGTGGCTTCACTATCGACGGCGTCATTCAGACAGGAGTTGACAATCCAG GTCACCCCTACATCATGACCGTGGGCTGTGTGGCTGGAGACGAGGAGACCTATGACGTCTTTAAAGAGCTCTTTGATCTTGTGATTGAGGATAGACATGGAGGATACAAGCCCACAGACACGCACAAGACCGACCTCAACCCGGAGAACCTGGCG GGTGGTGACGACTTGGACCCCAACTACGTTATGAGCTCCCGAGTCCGAACAGGCCGTAGCATCCGTGGCTTCTGCCTGCCACCTCACTGCACCAGAGGGGAGAGGCGTGCTTTGGAGAAGCTCTCAATCGATG CTCTGGGCTCCTTGACTGGAGACCTGACGGGCAAATACTACGCCTTGAAGAACATGTCGGATGCAGAGCAGCAGCAGTTGATTGACGACCACTTCCTGTTTGACAAGCCTGTGTCCCCTCTGCTGCTGGCCTCCAGGATGGCCCGCGACTGGCCCGATGGCAGAGGAATCTG GCATAATGAGAGCAAGACTTTCCTCGTGTGGGTGAATGAGGAGGACCATTTGCGTGTCATCTCCATGCAGAAAGGAGGAAACATCAAGGAGGTGTTCACCCGTTTCTGCACTGGACTGGCAGAG ATTGAAGCCAGGTTCAAGGAAAAAGGCCGTGTATTCATGTGGAACGAGCACCTCGGCTACATCCTGACCTGCCCTTCCAACCTGGGCACTGGCCTGCGTGCAGGAGTCCACGTAAAGCTGCCAAACCTGGCCAAGCACGCTGAATTCGAGGAGATTCTGAAGAGGCTGCGTCTCCAAAAACGTGGAACTG GTGGTGTGGACACTGACGCTGTTGATGGAGTTTTTGACATCTCCAACTCTGACAGATTGGGATTCTCTGAGGTGGAGCTTGTGCAAATGGTGGTGGATGGTGTTAAACTGTTGGTGGACATGGAGAAGACTTTGGAGAAGGAGGAGAGCATTGATGAGCTCATGCCTAACCAGAAATAA
- the LOC130927506 gene encoding creatine kinase, testis isozyme-like isoform X1, whose translation MRVNIFIWAASLNSRSSKGMANRKARGLTAVDEFPDLSQHKNHMAKFLTQDMYATLKERTTRSGFTIDGVIQTGVDNPGHPYIMTVGCVAGDEETYDVFKELFDLVIEDRHGGYKPTDTHKTDLNPENLAGGDDLDPNYVMSSRVRTGRSIRGFCLPPHCTRGERRALEKLSIDALGSLTGDLTGKYYALKNMSDAEQQQLIDDHFLFDKPVSPLLLASRMARDWPDGRGIWHNESKTFLVWVNEEDHLRVISMQKGGNIKEVFTRFCTGLAEIEARFKEKGRVFMWNEHLGYILTCPSNLGTGLRAGVHVKLPNLAKHAEFEEILKRLRLQKRGTGGVDTDAVDGVFDISNSDRLGFSEVELVQMVVDGVKLLVDMEKTLEKEESIDELMPNQK comes from the exons ATGCGAGTGAACATTTTCATTTGGGCTGCAAGTCTTAACAGTCGTAG CTCTAAAGGAATGGCAAACCGCAAGGCACGGGGGTTGACGGCCGTGGATGAGTTCCCCGATCTCAGCCAGCACAAGAACCACATGGCCAAGTTCTTGACTCAGGACATGTATGCCACATTGAAGGAGAGAACCACTCGCAGTGGCTTCACTATCGACGGCGTCATTCAGACAGGAGTTGACAATCCAG GTCACCCCTACATCATGACCGTGGGCTGTGTGGCTGGAGACGAGGAGACCTATGACGTCTTTAAAGAGCTCTTTGATCTTGTGATTGAGGATAGACATGGAGGATACAAGCCCACAGACACGCACAAGACCGACCTCAACCCGGAGAACCTGGCG GGTGGTGACGACTTGGACCCCAACTACGTTATGAGCTCCCGAGTCCGAACAGGCCGTAGCATCCGTGGCTTCTGCCTGCCACCTCACTGCACCAGAGGGGAGAGGCGTGCTTTGGAGAAGCTCTCAATCGATG CTCTGGGCTCCTTGACTGGAGACCTGACGGGCAAATACTACGCCTTGAAGAACATGTCGGATGCAGAGCAGCAGCAGTTGATTGACGACCACTTCCTGTTTGACAAGCCTGTGTCCCCTCTGCTGCTGGCCTCCAGGATGGCCCGCGACTGGCCCGATGGCAGAGGAATCTG GCATAATGAGAGCAAGACTTTCCTCGTGTGGGTGAATGAGGAGGACCATTTGCGTGTCATCTCCATGCAGAAAGGAGGAAACATCAAGGAGGTGTTCACCCGTTTCTGCACTGGACTGGCAGAG ATTGAAGCCAGGTTCAAGGAAAAAGGCCGTGTATTCATGTGGAACGAGCACCTCGGCTACATCCTGACCTGCCCTTCCAACCTGGGCACTGGCCTGCGTGCAGGAGTCCACGTAAAGCTGCCAAACCTGGCCAAGCACGCTGAATTCGAGGAGATTCTGAAGAGGCTGCGTCTCCAAAAACGTGGAACTG GTGGTGTGGACACTGACGCTGTTGATGGAGTTTTTGACATCTCCAACTCTGACAGATTGGGATTCTCTGAGGTGGAGCTTGTGCAAATGGTGGTGGATGGTGTTAAACTGTTGGTGGACATGGAGAAGACTTTGGAGAAGGAGGAGAGCATTGATGAGCTCATGCCTAACCAGAAATAA